From Draconibacterium halophilum, one genomic window encodes:
- a CDS encoding RagB/SusD family nutrient uptake outer membrane protein — MKKLIYITFLAGLLFATSCSQDYLDTDNLYGKSLETFYSTPQDIKEAMAGVYNAIYTPNVHSNESVAASLMSDLMLGGGGADDKSAKWVDNFEDPAEDTYRDMWVQCYNGISRATAIIDKTAEADFSTYFSSPEEAQNFKDQAIGEALFMRAFYYFRLGKFFGGVPLIVTFDAPRDVPRSTYTETFAQIASDLKLAIETMPAVAFSNIPESDYGHANKWIAEAYLARVYLFYTGYMTNIEGQATTTLPLVDGGSLSASDVQSHLEDCMNNSGYGLVDDFRNLWPYSYVNIAAGDTTILPWANENDLSWVGQDGHTPTFGRGNNESMFVQRFSFGDWGWSNGNIYTNRLALFTSLRDNSLVPFGQGWGWCTVNPRLYTGWDDNDPRKLGSILQVGQADQGTGDYVGDKGDHETGFFNKKYTAIQYYNTDDQANVGMFIQLYNWGNTDMQLMHAQDFIFMRYADVLLMHSEISGTADGMNAVRARAGLDPVAYSLDALKEERMHELAFEALRWFDLVRWGDVNTAFDETISVRNSGSEANYSVNYRPETKGLVPIPETEMRLSNGIYEQNPGW, encoded by the coding sequence ATGAAAAAACTAATATATATTACATTCCTTGCAGGATTACTTTTTGCAACGAGTTGTAGTCAGGATTATCTGGATACAGATAATTTATACGGGAAAAGTTTAGAAACCTTTTACAGCACTCCTCAGGATATAAAGGAGGCAATGGCAGGGGTTTATAATGCAATCTATACGCCTAACGTGCACAGTAACGAATCTGTTGCTGCAAGTTTAATGTCTGATTTAATGCTTGGTGGCGGTGGTGCTGATGATAAATCGGCAAAATGGGTTGATAACTTTGAAGACCCGGCAGAAGATACTTACAGAGATATGTGGGTACAATGCTACAATGGTATATCAAGGGCAACTGCAATTATCGACAAAACAGCAGAAGCTGACTTTTCAACCTATTTCAGCAGCCCTGAAGAAGCTCAGAACTTTAAAGATCAGGCGATTGGTGAAGCACTGTTCATGCGTGCGTTCTACTATTTCAGATTAGGGAAGTTTTTTGGTGGTGTACCTTTGATTGTTACATTCGATGCGCCAAGAGATGTGCCAAGATCGACTTATACAGAGACTTTTGCGCAAATTGCATCTGACCTTAAACTTGCAATCGAAACCATGCCAGCGGTTGCGTTTTCCAATATTCCGGAATCTGATTATGGTCATGCAAACAAATGGATAGCAGAGGCATATCTGGCCAGAGTATATTTGTTCTATACTGGTTATATGACCAATATTGAAGGTCAGGCTACCACTACATTACCTCTTGTTGATGGAGGTTCTTTGTCGGCATCAGATGTACAGAGCCATTTGGAAGACTGTATGAATAACAGTGGCTACGGACTGGTTGATGATTTCAGAAACCTTTGGCCGTACTCGTACGTAAACATTGCAGCCGGTGATACAACCATATTACCATGGGCAAATGAAAACGATCTTTCGTGGGTAGGCCAGGATGGCCACACACCTACTTTTGGTCGTGGAAATAATGAATCCATGTTTGTACAAAGGTTCTCTTTTGGTGACTGGGGATGGTCAAACGGAAATATTTATACCAACAGACTTGCTCTATTCACAAGCCTTAGAGATAACTCTTTAGTACCTTTTGGTCAAGGTTGGGGATGGTGCACTGTTAATCCAAGATTGTATACCGGATGGGATGACAACGACCCAAGAAAACTAGGTTCTATCCTTCAGGTTGGACAGGCCGACCAGGGAACCGGCGATTATGTGGGAGACAAAGGTGATCATGAAACAGGCTTTTTTAACAAGAAATATACTGCTATTCAATACTATAATACTGATGACCAGGCAAATGTGGGTATGTTCATTCAGTTGTACAATTGGGGAAATACCGATATGCAATTAATGCACGCACAGGATTTCATTTTTATGCGCTATGCTGACGTTTTGTTGATGCACTCTGAAATTTCAGGAACAGCAGATGGAATGAACGCTGTTAGAGCAAGAGCCGGATTAGATCCTGTTGCTTATTCTTTAGATGCACTTAAAGAAGAAAGAATGCACGAGTTAGCTTTTGAAGCGTTACGTTGGTTCGACCTTGTTCGCTGGGGAGATGTTAACACTGCTTTTGATGAAACAATAAGCGTGAGAAATTCAGGAAGTGAAGCGAATTACTCAGTTAACTACCGACCAGAGACCAAAGGGTTGGTTCCGATTCCGGAAACGGAAATGAGGTTATCAAATGGCATTTATGAACAAAATCCTGGATGGTAA
- a CDS encoding family 16 glycosylhydrolase: MLKSFNNQKQNWPFLLALLILISPLNGCSEDDTDAGFTSDFSYSFIDDNNVQFTNESEGEYLRMNWDFGNGQTETTTSKTQSYDVYYPVAGDYDVNLLVIGFDGEQKSASKKVNIATTDFAISFTAEPDGSNANLINLENTSDGNYDSFQWEYRNKIVADETNTAAYFPYAGTYKIELIITKNGETYTTTKNVTIANDDPDHFSRLEMVWSDEFDGDAVNSDNWTFETGSGGWGNNELQNYTNAANAEINDGILTITAEKVNDNKVPGSYTSTRIITSGKQEFTYGRMEIRAKLPSGRGIWPAIWMLGANIGNVGWPACGEIDIMEYVGYQPNTVHATVHTSAGSGGDGSGSSKTLNTAEEEFHVYGVFWTEKEMVFYTDSPENVTHRYAPSNKTSDNWPFDKPQFFILNVAVGGNWGGAQGIDNSIFPQMMEVDYVRVYQEM; the protein is encoded by the coding sequence ATGCTTAAATCATTCAATAACCAAAAACAGAACTGGCCATTTTTACTGGCACTTCTAATACTCATCTCACCCTTAAACGGATGCAGCGAAGATGATACTGATGCAGGTTTCACTTCCGATTTTTCGTATTCATTTATTGATGATAATAACGTTCAGTTCACCAATGAATCAGAAGGAGAGTACTTAAGAATGAACTGGGATTTTGGAAACGGGCAGACCGAAACAACAACATCTAAAACACAATCTTATGATGTTTATTACCCGGTAGCCGGAGATTACGATGTTAATCTTTTGGTAATTGGTTTTGATGGAGAGCAAAAATCTGCCTCGAAAAAAGTAAACATTGCAACTACTGATTTTGCAATTAGTTTTACTGCCGAACCCGATGGCAGCAATGCGAACCTAATCAACCTCGAAAATACTTCAGACGGGAATTACGATTCCTTTCAATGGGAATACCGCAATAAAATTGTAGCTGACGAAACCAATACAGCTGCCTATTTCCCTTATGCCGGAACGTATAAAATCGAACTTATTATCACCAAAAATGGGGAAACCTATACTACTACAAAAAATGTAACCATCGCAAACGACGACCCCGATCACTTTTCAAGATTGGAAATGGTTTGGTCGGATGAATTTGATGGAGATGCAGTTAACTCCGACAACTGGACTTTCGAAACCGGCTCAGGAGGTTGGGGAAACAACGAGTTGCAAAATTATACCAATGCCGCAAATGCAGAGATAAATGATGGTATTCTTACCATTACTGCCGAAAAAGTAAACGACAATAAAGTTCCGGGGTCCTATACTTCAACCCGCATAATTACCAGCGGCAAACAAGAATTTACTTACGGACGAATGGAAATACGAGCCAAACTGCCTTCGGGCAGAGGAATCTGGCCGGCAATCTGGATGCTAGGTGCCAATATTGGCAATGTAGGCTGGCCAGCCTGTGGCGAAATTGATATTATGGAATACGTGGGCTACCAACCCAACACCGTGCATGCAACAGTGCATACTTCGGCAGGTTCCGGCGGAGATGGAAGCGGAAGCAGCAAAACGCTCAACACGGCCGAAGAAGAATTTCATGTTTACGGAGTGTTTTGGACCGAAAAGGAAATGGTTTTCTATACCGATTCACCTGAGAATGTGACTCATCGATATGCACCGTCAAATAAAACCAGCGACAACTGGCCGTTCGACAAACCACAGTTTTTTATTCTGAATGTGGCTGTCGGAGGTAATTGGGGCGGCGCACAGGGAATTGATAATTCAATCTTCCCACAAATGATGGAAGTAGATTACGTTCGTGTATACCAGGAAATGTAG
- a CDS encoding SusC/RagA family TonB-linked outer membrane protein, which yields MKEKLVMRKMLMLFVGTFFVLGAFAQEVVLKGVVTSSDDNQPLPGVTITVAGTTNGTVTDFDGNYEFTVPSDATLVYSYIGMKTQTIGVEGRTEINVQLDPDLFNVDEVVVVGYGVQKKILTTGANLNVKGEDIAELNTGSAMEALQGVAAGISITRNNGSPGAGTRVTIRGLGTIGNSNPLYIVDGVAVGDIDYLSPSDIESIDVLKDAASAAIYGSRAANGVVLVTTVKGSEDRPAKISYDAYYGIQNIYKNLDPLTAQEYMYIMDEGRVNDNKAPMDWQKEITGNNWLRSNYGDALADQLGNDVWGALQNGWEGTNWIDEITSSNVPMQSHALNITGGSKDITYSAGISYFDQKSIIGSEITDAGYKRLTARLNTEMVLKKNKEHSIITVGENITYTNTENRSARTGNIYWNDLHNALVQHPLMPAYWQPAIDNNINQFGFTPTMDDINQATNPIASMYYATNYNYGKGNRVVGNVYAIVEPIKDLRLRSSYGLDAWFGWGRSMNPTYRLGTLYTDATDGASQNQYLGSNWTWTTTLSYDRQFGDHDITGLVGYELLQNDINMNVSGSRNNLLFPGDPRYAYINNTESPGSISDITTSGADWAAGGGGLMSYMARAQYNYQEKYLLSVTMRADGSSNFAKGNRWGYFPSVSAGWVLTSEDFMESTSDVLDFAKVRLSWGQNGNQSIDNFIYSSQITYAFPGYFFGDTKPVSGTTAYPSKVPNPDVTWETSEQLNIGLDARLLGSRLGVALDWYKKTTKDWLVVAPILGTSGAGAPFINGGDIENKGFELVLNWNDNISDFKYGVILSAAHNKNEVTRIANTDGIIHGPSHVISQGTAEVSRVEVGQPIGYFYGYETDGILQNQDEVDAYVGPDGAPYFNDQRPGDVRFVDKNMDGTIDENDKGYLGNPNPDLEMGLQLNLAYKGFYVNTTLAGKFGMQVMQSYRSFADSPTQNYTSTVFERWHGEGTSTKMPRLSSVSNRNQQYVSDIYMHDADYVRINNLTFGYDFSKMLSSFDAVSTLKVYAAVNNLHTFTSYDGMDPEVRFGHDAGWASGIDLGLYPLPRTVMFGLSVAF from the coding sequence ATGAAAGAAAAACTAGTAATGAGAAAAATGCTCATGTTATTCGTGGGTACATTTTTCGTCTTGGGGGCATTTGCCCAGGAAGTTGTTCTGAAAGGTGTTGTAACCTCTTCTGACGATAATCAGCCTTTACCAGGGGTGACTATAACAGTTGCAGGAACCACCAACGGAACAGTAACCGACTTTGATGGTAATTACGAATTTACGGTACCATCAGATGCAACGCTTGTGTATTCGTATATAGGAATGAAGACACAAACAATCGGTGTAGAAGGAAGAACAGAGATCAATGTTCAACTTGATCCTGATTTATTTAACGTTGACGAGGTAGTTGTTGTTGGTTACGGTGTTCAGAAGAAAATCCTGACCACTGGAGCCAATTTAAATGTAAAAGGAGAAGATATTGCAGAACTTAATACTGGTTCAGCAATGGAAGCTTTACAGGGAGTTGCTGCCGGTATTAGTATTACACGAAACAATGGTTCGCCAGGCGCAGGAACCCGGGTTACTATTCGTGGTTTAGGAACCATCGGAAACTCCAACCCATTATACATTGTTGATGGTGTGGCTGTTGGAGACATTGACTACTTGAGTCCTTCGGACATTGAGTCAATTGATGTATTGAAAGATGCGGCATCTGCAGCGATTTATGGTTCGAGAGCTGCAAACGGAGTTGTGTTGGTAACAACCGTAAAAGGAAGCGAAGACCGACCAGCAAAGATCTCCTACGACGCTTATTATGGAATTCAGAATATATATAAAAATCTGGATCCGTTAACTGCCCAGGAGTATATGTATATTATGGATGAAGGCCGAGTTAACGATAACAAGGCGCCAATGGATTGGCAGAAGGAAATTACAGGAAACAACTGGCTTAGAAGCAACTATGGCGACGCATTAGCAGACCAGTTAGGTAATGACGTTTGGGGAGCACTTCAAAATGGTTGGGAAGGTACCAATTGGATTGATGAAATTACCAGTAGTAATGTTCCAATGCAAAGTCATGCTTTAAACATTACCGGCGGAAGCAAAGATATAACCTACTCTGCAGGGATTTCGTATTTCGACCAAAAAAGTATTATCGGAAGTGAAATAACTGATGCCGGATATAAAAGATTGACAGCGAGGTTAAATACCGAGATGGTATTGAAGAAGAATAAGGAACACAGTATTATTACAGTTGGGGAGAATATCACCTATACCAATACAGAAAACAGAAGTGCCAGAACCGGTAATATCTACTGGAACGACTTGCACAATGCACTTGTTCAACACCCTTTAATGCCTGCTTACTGGCAACCAGCTATTGATAATAATATCAACCAATTTGGTTTTACGCCAACCATGGATGACATAAATCAAGCTACCAACCCAATAGCCTCAATGTACTATGCTACTAACTACAACTATGGTAAAGGAAACCGGGTTGTTGGAAACGTGTATGCAATAGTTGAACCTATTAAAGACTTAAGATTAAGATCTTCATACGGACTCGATGCATGGTTTGGATGGGGCAGATCGATGAACCCGACTTATCGGTTAGGAACACTTTATACCGATGCCACTGACGGAGCTTCGCAAAACCAATACCTGGGAAGTAACTGGACATGGACAACCACACTTTCATACGATCGTCAGTTTGGCGACCATGACATAACTGGTTTAGTTGGTTATGAGCTACTTCAAAACGACATCAATATGAATGTATCAGGTTCAAGAAATAATTTATTATTCCCTGGTGATCCTCGCTATGCCTATATTAATAATACCGAAAGTCCGGGTTCTATCAGCGATATTACTACATCAGGAGCTGACTGGGCTGCCGGCGGTGGCGGTTTAATGTCGTACATGGCAAGAGCACAATACAATTACCAAGAGAAATACCTGCTCTCTGTTACAATGCGTGCAGATGGTTCTTCTAACTTTGCAAAAGGTAACCGTTGGGGATATTTCCCTTCAGTATCAGCAGGATGGGTGCTTACCAGTGAAGACTTTATGGAAAGCACTTCAGATGTTCTTGATTTCGCTAAAGTGCGTTTAAGCTGGGGACAGAACGGTAACCAATCAATCGACAACTTTATTTACTCTTCGCAAATAACCTATGCTTTCCCTGGTTATTTCTTTGGAGATACAAAACCGGTATCGGGTACAACAGCATATCCTTCAAAAGTTCCAAACCCAGACGTAACATGGGAAACTTCGGAGCAGTTGAATATCGGACTTGATGCGAGACTACTTGGTTCAAGACTTGGTGTTGCGTTAGACTGGTATAAGAAAACCACAAAAGACTGGCTGGTTGTAGCACCTATTTTGGGTACGTCAGGCGCCGGAGCTCCTTTTATCAATGGAGGAGATATTGAAAATAAAGGTTTTGAATTGGTACTAAACTGGAACGACAATATCAGTGATTTTAAATATGGTGTTATTTTAAGCGCTGCACATAATAAAAACGAGGTAACAAGAATTGCCAATACCGATGGAATTATTCACGGACCTTCTCACGTAATATCGCAAGGTACAGCAGAGGTTTCAAGAGTTGAAGTTGGTCAGCCAATCGGTTATTTCTACGGATACGAAACGGATGGAATTCTGCAGAATCAGGATGAAGTTGATGCTTATGTGGGACCTGATGGAGCACCTTATTTTAACGATCAGCGTCCTGGTGATGTTCGTTTTGTAGATAAAAACATGGACGGAACAATCGACGAAAATGATAAAGGATATTTGGGAAATCCTAATCCTGATTTAGAAATGGGACTGCAACTAAACCTTGCTTACAAAGGATTTTACGTAAACACCACTTTGGCCGGAAAATTCGGAATGCAGGTAATGCAATCGTATCGTTCATTTGCTGATAGTCCAACACAAAACTACACCTCAACTGTTTTTGAACGTTGGCATGGTGAAGGTACTTCTACTAAGATGCCTCGACTGTCTTCTGTATCAAACCGAAATCAGCAGTACGTTTCTGACATTTACATGCATGATGCAGACTATGTGAGAATCAATAACTTGACATTTGGATACGATTTCAGCAAAATGCTTTCAAGTTTTGATGCTGTTTCAACACTTAAAGTATACGCTGCAGTAAATAACCTGCACACTTTTACAAGCTACGACGGAATGGATCCTGAAGTTCGTTTTGGACACGATGCCGGTTGGGCATCAGGAATTGACCTCGGATTATACCCATTACCAAGGACAGTAATGTTTGGATTAAGTGTTGCCTTTTAA
- a CDS encoding DUF493 family protein encodes MSTDKYKNLRYRLMETETWPLKYMFKFITPNEDGKVEQIKAILPKEGNVTFKHTANLKHVSVTCVTLMESADQIVEITEKADKIEGVIVL; translated from the coding sequence ATGAGTACTGATAAATATAAAAACCTGCGCTACCGGTTAATGGAAACGGAAACCTGGCCGCTGAAATATATGTTTAAATTTATAACACCTAATGAAGATGGTAAGGTTGAGCAAATAAAAGCCATTCTTCCGAAGGAAGGAAATGTAACATTTAAGCATACTGCTAACCTGAAACACGTTTCGGTTACCTGTGTAACACTTATGGAATCGGCGGATCAGATTGTTGAGATAACTGAAAAGGCGGATAAAATTGAAGGGGTGATTGTTCTTTAA
- a CDS encoding ligand-binding sensor domain-containing protein — MKKTLLILILIFPLLGIGQVKRIGVPNILNYTKAAYNAGTQNWGVAQDPNGFMYFANNDGLLRFDGLNWDLFQVSTTSAVRSVCIDDEGVIYIGLDDDFGIFETYSESGPVFHSLLDKLPDSTIETDIIWKIYNTQYGIVFQSYQNIFIYNNGAIQTIKPEEAFSYSFYVNKRLFFHEPGVGLFEYINGFVNKVPWAEELQNNEILSMVSFFENHLLIGTAQEGWFEYKSGKLEKWDVPANEQVKKDILFCAIKLSGNNLAIGTILNGLIIADSDGNIIQQLNRDNGLQNNTVLSLNTDHSGNLWLGLDNGIDYIELNSPLSYISSEEGISTGYCSIVHNNILYLGTNQGLFAKPFSPTVQNTTESFELISGTEGQVWSLKVIDKQLFCGHHLGTFIINGKKATQISSEPGGWTFIQLTKSPELAIGGNYSGISLYHFEENQWKFKQKIKGFSESSRFLTEDNNGNIWVSHGTRGVFRVRLNTRRDSAINVKKYSTNDGLPQDHLNILLNIGDPWIISTVDGIYIYNGATDRFEKDQSRNEMFDLDDRLKYVEEDIQGNYWYITESGVGVLLKNDDGSYTKLTTPFKQLNNKLVQEWEFLYVHGTDNVFIATEDGFAHYSSRIVASYNQPFPSFITSVDIPNSDTVIFPNELQTQFEFPFQKNAFRFHFSAPFYPNPEQLEFSYFIDNYSEAWSPWSSDNYRDINNLPENDYKFRVKARNSFGIESEEASFSFVITPPWHRSKMAIYVYIFILFILVLIVAWIINRRFEKSRKEERKKHEKTLRKREKEFKEQSLVAEKEIIRLKNEKLEAEKLALDKELANQTLSIVNKNKFLMKINQELKQVANETSDGALKTKMAILKKRIEKEIDNQHQKKIFESYFEEVHADLFNRLKDKFPQLSPKDLRLCAYIRMNMSTKEIATLLNISDRGVEISRYRLRKKLNISRDVNLSTFLLNF, encoded by the coding sequence TTGAAAAAGACTTTACTTATATTAATTCTTATTTTCCCCTTGCTTGGTATTGGCCAGGTAAAAAGGATTGGAGTACCCAATATTCTGAATTATACGAAAGCAGCTTATAATGCCGGAACCCAAAACTGGGGGGTAGCACAAGACCCGAATGGGTTTATGTATTTCGCCAATAACGATGGCCTTCTTCGTTTTGATGGTCTTAACTGGGATTTGTTTCAGGTCTCAACCACTTCTGCTGTGCGGTCAGTTTGTATCGATGATGAAGGAGTAATTTATATTGGGCTGGATGACGATTTTGGAATTTTTGAAACCTATTCGGAAAGTGGCCCGGTATTTCATAGTTTGCTCGACAAACTCCCCGACAGTACTATTGAAACTGATATTATCTGGAAAATTTACAACACACAATATGGCATCGTCTTTCAATCCTATCAGAACATTTTTATTTATAACAATGGAGCGATACAGACAATTAAACCTGAAGAAGCGTTTTCCTATTCATTTTATGTAAACAAACGGCTCTTCTTTCACGAACCGGGAGTGGGTTTGTTCGAATATATAAATGGGTTTGTAAACAAAGTCCCCTGGGCAGAAGAACTTCAGAACAACGAAATATTGTCGATGGTAAGTTTTTTCGAGAATCATTTATTAATTGGAACAGCACAGGAAGGTTGGTTCGAATACAAAAGTGGGAAGCTCGAAAAATGGGATGTCCCTGCCAACGAACAGGTTAAAAAAGATATTTTGTTTTGCGCAATAAAACTAAGCGGCAACAACCTGGCCATTGGAACAATATTGAACGGATTGATTATTGCCGATTCTGATGGCAATATTATTCAACAGTTAAACCGCGATAACGGACTGCAAAACAACACCGTTCTTAGCCTTAACACCGACCATTCAGGCAACTTATGGCTTGGCCTCGATAATGGTATTGACTATATCGAGCTAAACTCGCCTTTAAGCTATATATCAAGCGAAGAGGGAATAAGTACCGGCTATTGCTCCATTGTGCATAATAATATTCTTTATTTGGGAACCAACCAGGGACTTTTTGCCAAACCCTTCAGTCCAACCGTTCAGAATACTACTGAATCTTTTGAGTTGATTTCAGGAACAGAAGGCCAAGTATGGAGTTTAAAAGTAATTGATAAGCAATTGTTTTGTGGCCACCACCTGGGAACTTTCATTATTAATGGAAAAAAAGCCACTCAAATCAGCAGTGAGCCCGGAGGCTGGACTTTCATTCAGTTAACCAAATCGCCTGAACTGGCTATTGGAGGAAATTACAGCGGAATTTCCCTATATCATTTTGAAGAAAACCAATGGAAATTTAAACAGAAAATTAAAGGCTTCAGCGAGTCGAGTCGTTTTTTAACGGAAGATAACAACGGCAATATTTGGGTAAGCCATGGAACACGAGGTGTTTTTCGTGTTCGTTTAAACACCCGCCGCGATTCGGCAATCAACGTTAAAAAGTATAGTACTAATGATGGATTACCCCAGGATCATCTCAATATTCTTCTCAACATTGGTGATCCATGGATTATTTCAACAGTTGACGGAATATACATTTACAATGGTGCTACCGACCGCTTTGAAAAAGACCAGTCAAGAAACGAGATGTTTGACCTTGACGATCGCCTAAAATATGTCGAGGAAGATATACAGGGAAATTACTGGTACATTACTGAAAGCGGTGTAGGAGTTCTTCTTAAAAACGACGATGGGAGTTACACCAAGCTTACAACTCCATTTAAACAACTGAACAACAAACTGGTGCAAGAGTGGGAATTCCTCTATGTACATGGTACCGACAATGTGTTTATCGCCACCGAAGATGGCTTCGCACATTACTCTTCGCGTATTGTTGCATCATACAATCAGCCATTTCCCAGTTTTATTACCAGCGTGGATATTCCTAATTCCGACACGGTTATTTTTCCAAACGAACTGCAAACCCAATTTGAGTTCCCCTTCCAAAAGAATGCATTTCGTTTTCATTTTTCAGCACCGTTCTATCCCAACCCCGAGCAACTTGAGTTTAGCTATTTTATCGACAATTATTCTGAAGCCTGGTCCCCCTGGTCCTCCGATAATTACCGCGATATAAACAATCTGCCTGAAAATGATTATAAATTTCGAGTAAAGGCCAGGAATAGTTTTGGCATTGAAAGCGAAGAGGCCAGCTTTTCTTTTGTGATCACCCCGCCCTGGCATCGTTCAAAAATGGCCATATACGTTTACATTTTCATTCTATTTATATTGGTGTTAATTGTGGCCTGGATTATTAACAGACGCTTTGAAAAATCGCGAAAAGAAGAACGCAAGAAACACGAAAAAACACTTCGGAAGAGGGAAAAAGAATTTAAAGAACAGTCGTTGGTTGCCGAAAAGGAAATTATTCGTTTAAAGAATGAAAAACTAGAGGCCGAAAAACTCGCACTGGATAAGGAGTTGGCCAACCAAACGTTGAGTATCGTCAATAAAAATAAGTTCCTCATGAAAATAAACCAGGAACTAAAGCAGGTAGCTAATGAAACTTCTGATGGAGCCCTTAAAACGAAAATGGCCATTTTAAAAAAACGTATTGAAAAAGAGATCGATAATCAGCATCAAAAGAAAATATTCGAAAGTTATTTTGAAGAAGTGCATGCTGATCTCTTTAATCGTTTAAAAGATAAATTCCCGCAGTTATCACCAAAAGATTTGAGGCTTTGCGCCTACATTCGAATGAATATGTCGACCAAGGAAATAGCAACATTGTTAAACATCTCTGATCGCGGAGTGGAAATCAGTCGATATCGACTTCGAAAAAAACTTAATATTTCACGTGATGTAAATCTATCTACCTTCCTTCTGAACTTTTAA
- a CDS encoding T9SS type A sorting domain-containing protein, with translation MKSSLFILCIFLTNLNTFGQVGELLWEDDFNAGQLDLENWNIETGTGVNGDFGTGQLDRATNRQENISFQNDVSGAENGCLVITTRKEFYIDRNYTSGRINTAGKKSWGPGHRIVARIYPHDVKQMGQGFAFWMMPDEIPEGWNSLMWPQGGEIDIMEYVGPIPFHNLGSVHYAWFWQNNEWAEWNHGHQGAYYSYETKQVPNPVEPGYGNYPPDENDLNAGSYGFHTYGIDWYSDRIEFFIDDNTYHIHHLNDGGVFAVDGEDESAVILKEGRRVNVSEYSNHFSEWHPFEHKMYPILSAGVGGSTYSYGGAIVSAAEFPCSVFIDWLRVYKLDINVGINQVTSREFKIYPNPAKDNFTISAKNTGKYEVKLVDISGKTVNQSTFSHTTEINTSEIEKGMYMILIDDGKRSVSEKIVIQ, from the coding sequence ATGAAATCCAGTCTTTTCATACTGTGTATTTTTCTAACCAATCTTAACACTTTTGGGCAGGTTGGCGAATTATTGTGGGAAGACGATTTTAACGCCGGACAGCTCGACCTTGAAAACTGGAATATCGAAACAGGAACCGGGGTAAACGGCGATTTTGGAACAGGACAGCTAGATCGTGCGACAAACCGCCAAGAGAATATTAGTTTCCAAAATGATGTGTCAGGAGCAGAAAATGGCTGCCTGGTAATTACAACACGAAAAGAATTTTACATCGACAGAAATTATACCAGTGGCAGAATTAATACAGCCGGGAAAAAATCGTGGGGACCGGGACACCGAATTGTAGCCAGAATTTATCCGCACGATGTAAAACAAATGGGACAAGGTTTTGCCTTTTGGATGATGCCCGATGAAATTCCGGAGGGCTGGAACAGCCTGATGTGGCCGCAAGGTGGCGAAATCGATATTATGGAATATGTTGGACCTATTCCCTTTCATAATCTTGGTAGCGTACATTATGCCTGGTTTTGGCAAAACAACGAATGGGCCGAATGGAACCATGGACACCAGGGAGCATATTACAGCTACGAAACAAAACAAGTACCGAATCCTGTTGAACCGGGCTACGGAAATTATCCGCCCGATGAAAACGATTTGAATGCCGGGAGTTACGGATTTCATACTTATGGAATCGACTGGTATTCAGACCGGATAGAATTTTTTATCGATGACAATACCTATCATATCCATCACTTGAACGACGGCGGCGTCTTCGCTGTGGATGGAGAAGACGAATCAGCTGTTATACTAAAGGAAGGAAGAAGAGTTAACGTTTCAGAATATTCCAATCATTTCTCTGAGTGGCATCCGTTCGAGCACAAAATGTATCCAATTCTAAGCGCCGGAGTAGGTGGATCTACCTATTCATATGGTGGAGCCATTGTTTCAGCGGCAGAATTCCCATGCTCTGTTTTTATCGATTGGTTGCGGGTTTATAAACTGGATATTAATGTAGGAATTAATCAGGTTACATCCCGGGAATTTAAAATCTACCCTAATCCCGCAAAAGACAATTTTACTATTAGCGCCAAAAATACCGGTAAATACGAAGTTAAACTGGTCGATATTTCAGGAAAAACAGTTAACCAGAGCACCTTTAGCCATACAACAGAAATAAATACCTCTGAAATTGAGAAGGGTATGTATATGATTCTGATCGACGATGGAAAACGATCTGTTTCAGAAAAAATAGTAATTCAATAA